A stretch of Streptomyces vietnamensis DNA encodes these proteins:
- the dapB gene encoding 4-hydroxy-tetrahydrodipicolinate reductase yields MSKLRVAVLGAKGRIGSEAVRAVEAAEDMELVAALGRGDDLEALTEAGAQVVVELTTPDSVMENLDYCVRHGIHAVVGTTGWTEDRLAQLRTWLAASPETGVLIAPNFSIGAVLTMKFAQIAAPYFESVEVVELHHPNKVDAPSGTATRTAQLIAEARSKAGCAPQPDATTTALDGARGANVDGVPVHAVRLRGLLAHQEVLLGGEGETLTVRHDSLHHSSFMPGILLGARRVTSTPGLTFGLEHFLDLG; encoded by the coding sequence GGGCCGTCGAGGCCGCCGAGGACATGGAACTGGTCGCGGCCCTCGGCCGCGGCGACGACCTGGAGGCGCTCACCGAGGCGGGCGCCCAGGTCGTCGTCGAGCTGACCACCCCCGACTCGGTCATGGAGAACCTCGACTACTGCGTGCGCCACGGCATCCACGCGGTGGTCGGCACCACCGGCTGGACCGAGGACCGCCTCGCGCAGCTGCGGACCTGGCTCGCCGCCTCCCCGGAGACCGGCGTCCTCATCGCCCCGAACTTCTCCATCGGCGCGGTCCTCACCATGAAGTTCGCGCAGATCGCGGCCCCGTACTTCGAGTCCGTCGAGGTCGTCGAACTGCACCACCCGAACAAGGTGGACGCCCCCTCCGGCACCGCCACCCGCACCGCCCAGCTGATCGCCGAGGCCCGGTCGAAGGCAGGCTGCGCCCCGCAGCCCGACGCCACGACCACCGCCCTCGACGGCGCGCGCGGGGCGAACGTCGACGGCGTTCCCGTCCACGCGGTACGCCTCCGGGGCCTGCTCGCCCACCAGGAGGTGCTGCTCGGCGGCGAGGGCGAGACCCTCACCGTCCGGCACGACTCCCTGCACCACTCCAGCTTCATGCCGGGCATCCTCCTGGGCGCCCGCCGCGTGACCAGCACTCCTGGCCTCACCTTCGGCCTGGAGCACTTCCTGGACCTGGGCTGA
- a CDS encoding ribonuclease J, whose translation MSHPHPELGAPPKLPKGGLRVIPLGGLGEIGRNMTVFEFDGRLLIVDCGVLFPEEEQPGIDLILPDFTIIRDRLDDIEGIVLTHGHEDHIGAVPYLLRLKPDIPLIGSKLTLALIEAKLQEHRIRPYTLEVKEGDREQLGPFDCEFVAVNHSIPDALAVAIRTPAGMAVATGDFKMDQLPMDGRLTDLHAFARLSEEGIDLLLSDSTNAEVPGFVPPERDISNVLRNVFANAPKRIIVASFASHVHRIQQIIDAAHEYGRRVAFVGRSMVRNMGIARDLGYLRVPAGLVVDVKTLDDLPDDEVVLVCTGSQGEPMAALSRMANRDHQIRIVPGDTVILASSLIPGNENAVYRVINGLTRWGANVVHKGNAKVHVSGHASAGELLYFYNICKPKNLMPVHGEWRHLRANAELGAMTGIPKDHIVIAEDGVVVDLVDGRARITGKVQAGYVYVDGLSVGDVTETSLKDRRILGEEGIISVFLVVDSSTGKIVGGPNIHARGSGIEDAAFDAVIPKIDQALNKSAQDGVVEPHQLQQLIRRTVGKWVSDTYRRRPMILPVVVEV comes from the coding sequence TTGAGTCATCCGCATCCTGAACTCGGCGCCCCGCCGAAGCTGCCCAAGGGCGGCCTGCGCGTCATCCCGCTCGGTGGCCTCGGTGAGATCGGCCGCAACATGACGGTCTTCGAGTTCGACGGCCGTCTGCTGATCGTCGACTGCGGCGTCCTCTTCCCTGAAGAGGAGCAGCCCGGCATCGACCTGATCCTGCCGGACTTCACCATCATCCGGGACCGCCTCGACGACATCGAGGGCATCGTGCTCACGCACGGCCACGAGGACCACATCGGTGCCGTCCCGTACCTGCTCCGGCTGAAGCCGGACATCCCGCTCATCGGCTCCAAGCTGACCCTCGCCCTCATCGAGGCGAAGCTCCAGGAGCACCGCATCCGCCCCTACACCCTCGAGGTGAAGGAAGGCGACCGCGAGCAGCTGGGCCCCTTCGACTGCGAGTTCGTCGCGGTCAACCACTCCATCCCGGACGCCCTGGCCGTCGCCATCCGCACCCCCGCGGGCATGGCCGTCGCCACCGGTGACTTCAAGATGGACCAGCTCCCGATGGACGGCCGGCTCACCGACCTCCACGCGTTCGCGCGGCTCAGCGAGGAGGGCATCGACCTCCTGCTGTCCGACTCGACGAACGCCGAGGTCCCGGGCTTCGTCCCGCCGGAGCGCGACATCTCGAACGTCCTGCGGAACGTCTTCGCGAACGCCCCGAAGCGCATCATCGTGGCCAGCTTCGCCAGCCACGTGCACCGCATCCAGCAGATCATCGACGCCGCCCACGAGTACGGCCGCCGGGTCGCCTTCGTCGGCCGCTCGATGGTCCGCAACATGGGCATCGCCCGCGACCTGGGCTACCTCCGGGTCCCGGCCGGCCTCGTCGTGGACGTGAAGACCCTCGACGACCTGCCGGACGACGAGGTCGTGCTGGTCTGCACGGGTTCCCAGGGCGAGCCCATGGCGGCCCTGTCCCGCATGGCCAACCGCGACCACCAGATCCGCATCGTCCCCGGCGACACGGTGATCCTCGCGTCCTCCCTCATCCCGGGCAACGAGAACGCGGTCTACCGCGTGATCAACGGCCTGACCCGCTGGGGCGCGAACGTGGTCCACAAGGGCAACGCCAAGGTCCACGTCTCGGGCCACGCCTCGGCCGGCGAGCTGCTGTACTTCTACAACATCTGCAAGCCGAAGAACCTCATGCCGGTCCACGGCGAATGGCGCCACCTGCGCGCCAACGCCGAGCTCGGCGCGATGACGGGCATCCCCAAGGACCACATCGTCATCGCCGAGGACGGCGTCGTCGTCGACCTGGTCGACGGCCGCGCCCGCATCACCGGCAAGGTCCAGGCGGGCTACGTGTACGTGGACGGCCTCTCGGTCGGCGACGTCACGGAGACCTCCCTCAAGGACCGCCGCATCCTGGGCGAGGAAGGCATCATCTCGGTCTTCCTGGTGGTCGACTCCTCCACCGGCAAGATCGTGGGCGGCCCGAACATCCACGCCCGCGGCTCCGGCATCGAGGACGCCGCCTTCGACGCGGTGATCCCGAAGATCGACCAGGCCCTCAACAAGTCGGCCCAGGACGGCGTCGTCGAACCCCACCAGCTCCAGCAGCTGATCCGCCGCACCGTCGGCAAGTGGGTCTCCGACACCTACCGCCGGCGCCCGATGATCCTCCCGGTCGTCGTCGAGGTCTGA
- a CDS encoding PH domain-containing protein, with amino-acid sequence MPLPFLTADRAFDTTDHVALPFDDHDQWRRPYRPGSWRVGAAALALLLASFVLLASVIVAFAGAFGGAGVTFGIAVLVIAAALRMLRMGAWVSRAGVRRVGFFSTVTVPWAKVTSLRTTQQPVRWLGLPRTVQGQALVLDRRGGEQLLLLTDHNADFLSRIEAFDRAADTVEAWNAEYGTAPVATR; translated from the coding sequence GTGCCCCTGCCCTTCCTGACGGCCGACCGTGCTTTTGACACGACCGACCATGTCGCCCTGCCGTTCGACGACCACGATCAGTGGCGTCGTCCGTACCGGCCGGGGTCGTGGCGGGTGGGAGCGGCGGCACTCGCGCTGCTGCTCGCCTCGTTCGTCCTGCTCGCCTCCGTGATCGTCGCGTTCGCCGGGGCCTTCGGCGGCGCGGGCGTCACGTTCGGCATCGCCGTGCTCGTCATCGCGGCCGCCCTGCGGATGCTGCGCATGGGCGCCTGGGTGAGCCGCGCCGGTGTGCGGCGCGTGGGCTTCTTCTCGACGGTCACCGTGCCCTGGGCGAAGGTGACGTCCCTGCGGACCACCCAGCAGCCGGTGCGCTGGCTGGGACTCCCCCGCACGGTCCAGGGCCAGGCCCTGGTGCTCGACCGGCGGGGTGGTGAGCAGCTGCTGCTGCTCACCGACCACAACGCCGACTTCCTCTCCCGCATCGAGGCCTTCGACCGGGCGGCCGACACGGTCGAGGCCTGGAACGCCGAGTACGGCACGGCCCCGGTCGCTACGCGCTGA
- a CDS encoding SpoIIE family protein phosphatase has protein sequence MAEPGVETRTRRAVITARATASFEPVGRSVAAARAFVRDTLQGWGHPELVDDAVVLTSELVTNAVIHAGTSAEVLCLRSDDSVRVEVADRYPEREIPVQSGHSLGSPDRENGRGLLLCAALAHRWGVDYSPTRKHVWFHLDLPQRPVGTRSAGPVLPDALLPVAETRVRVAVAQIDRGGTITAWNEDAEELFGYGSDLVIGKPLGDLAAWPHTPGIGTGLAEALRLSRWEGSYGIRCADGRVIPVYASHLRVRDTQGEPSTVCLLVREHERAVLQTPQRPVAEPGSESRAADPFEVFIGSPAPDDLDGLLQRTVERARDMLDGDAAFLLLATDDETELEVRATTGLPAARQRFARVPVETGASRYGSARMPAVHEDLAAVPGAVPLLEGTGMRSVVTVPLKVEGRLTGSLGVAAESANRYSNEEALRLQFAADRIALAVESARLGELERLRRGSLSFLVEASDLLAGTLDRDQTLALMAQMTVPTLATWCAVYTIADQASDPYLSYVLHEDEDRIDGLKALLSSIAPPDPVPTPGARVWSAPGDAAHRAALTASVRALDHPASPLSSGIDTTLATASAVAGETVVLPLVARNRVIGMLTLGRPSEDHFRQEILELAEDLSRRAALALDNARLYSERVAISQSLQRSLLPPGLPVIPGVEVDVIYRAAGEGNEVGGDFYDVFPIRDDVYGFAIGDVCGTGPEAAAVTGLARHALRLLAREGFGGPAVLERLNAAILDEGARSRFLTLLYGEMRPQPDGSAILKVVCAGHPLPLRLRPDGTVEPAAEPQPLLGVMEDLELYEQTVTLDPGDVLLCVTDGVTERREGTRMLGDDGLAEVLKTCTGLTAGAVASRVLRAVERFAQAPASDDMAILAMRLREPDHN, from the coding sequence ATGGCAGAGCCGGGCGTCGAGACGCGTACGAGGAGAGCTGTGATCACCGCGCGGGCGACTGCCAGCTTCGAGCCCGTCGGGCGGTCCGTCGCGGCCGCCCGCGCCTTCGTCAGGGACACCCTCCAGGGCTGGGGACACCCCGAACTCGTCGACGACGCCGTCGTCCTCACCAGCGAGCTCGTCACCAACGCCGTCATCCATGCCGGCACCTCCGCCGAGGTCCTCTGCCTCCGCTCCGACGACAGTGTCCGCGTCGAGGTCGCCGACCGCTACCCCGAGCGCGAGATCCCCGTCCAGAGCGGCCACTCCCTCGGCAGCCCGGACCGCGAGAACGGCCGCGGCCTGCTGCTCTGCGCCGCCCTCGCCCACCGCTGGGGCGTCGACTACTCCCCCACCCGCAAGCACGTCTGGTTCCACCTCGACCTCCCCCAGCGCCCCGTCGGCACCCGCTCCGCCGGCCCCGTCCTCCCCGACGCCCTCCTCCCGGTCGCCGAGACCCGCGTCCGCGTCGCCGTCGCCCAGATCGACCGCGGCGGCACGATCACCGCCTGGAACGAGGACGCCGAGGAACTCTTCGGTTACGGCTCCGACCTGGTCATCGGCAAACCCCTCGGGGACCTCGCCGCCTGGCCCCACACCCCCGGCATCGGCACCGGCCTCGCCGAGGCCCTCCGCCTCTCCCGCTGGGAGGGCAGCTACGGCATCCGCTGCGCCGACGGCCGGGTCATCCCCGTCTACGCCTCGCACCTCCGGGTCCGCGACACCCAGGGCGAACCCTCCACCGTCTGTCTCCTCGTACGGGAGCACGAGCGCGCGGTCCTCCAGACCCCCCAGCGCCCCGTCGCCGAGCCGGGCTCCGAGAGCCGCGCCGCCGACCCCTTCGAGGTCTTCATCGGCTCCCCCGCCCCCGACGACCTCGACGGCCTCCTCCAGCGCACGGTCGAGCGCGCCCGCGACATGCTCGACGGCGACGCCGCCTTCCTCCTGCTCGCCACCGACGACGAGACGGAACTGGAGGTACGGGCCACCACCGGACTCCCGGCCGCCCGCCAGCGCTTCGCCCGCGTCCCCGTGGAGACCGGCGCCAGCCGCTACGGCTCCGCCCGCATGCCCGCCGTCCACGAGGACCTGGCCGCCGTCCCCGGCGCCGTCCCGCTCCTCGAAGGCACCGGCATGCGCTCGGTCGTCACCGTCCCGCTCAAGGTCGAGGGCCGGCTCACCGGCTCCCTCGGCGTGGCCGCCGAGTCCGCGAACCGCTACTCGAACGAGGAGGCCCTCCGCCTCCAGTTCGCCGCCGACCGCATCGCCCTGGCCGTCGAATCGGCCCGCCTCGGCGAACTCGAACGGCTCCGCCGCGGCTCCCTCAGCTTCCTCGTCGAGGCCTCCGACCTCCTGGCCGGCACCCTCGACCGCGACCAGACCCTGGCCCTGATGGCCCAGATGACGGTCCCCACCCTCGCCACCTGGTGCGCGGTCTACACGATCGCCGACCAGGCCTCCGACCCGTACCTCTCGTACGTGCTCCACGAGGACGAGGACCGCATCGACGGCCTCAAGGCCCTGCTCTCCTCCATCGCCCCGCCCGACCCGGTGCCGACCCCCGGCGCCCGCGTCTGGTCCGCCCCGGGCGACGCGGCCCACCGCGCGGCCCTGACCGCCTCGGTCCGCGCCCTCGACCACCCGGCGAGCCCGCTCTCCTCCGGCATCGACACCACCCTGGCCACCGCGAGCGCGGTCGCCGGCGAGACGGTCGTCCTGCCGCTGGTCGCCCGCAACCGGGTCATCGGCATGCTGACCCTCGGCAGGCCCTCGGAGGACCACTTCCGCCAGGAGATCCTGGAGCTCGCCGAGGACCTCTCGCGCCGGGCGGCCCTGGCCCTGGACAACGCCCGCCTGTACTCGGAGCGCGTGGCGATCAGCCAGTCCCTCCAGCGCAGTCTCCTCCCGCCGGGCCTCCCCGTGATCCCGGGCGTCGAGGTCGACGTCATCTACCGCGCGGCCGGCGAGGGCAACGAGGTGGGAGGCGACTTCTACGACGTCTTCCCCATCAGGGACGACGTCTACGGATTCGCCATCGGAGACGTCTGCGGTACGGGCCCGGAGGCGGCCGCCGTCACCGGCCTGGCCCGTCACGCCCTGCGCCTCCTGGCCCGCGAGGGCTTCGGCGGCCCGGCGGTCCTGGAGCGGCTGAACGCGGCGATCCTCGACGAGGGCGCCCGCAGCCGCTTCCTGACCCTCCTCTACGGCGAGATGCGCCCGCAGCCGGACGGCTCGGCGATCCTCAAGGTCGTCTGCGCCGGCCACCCCCTCCCGTTGCGCCTCCGCCCGGACGGCACGGTGGAGCCCGCGGCCGAACCGCAGCCGCTCCTGGGCGTCATGGAGGACCTGGAGCTGTACGAGCAGACGGTCACGCTCGACCCGGGCGACGTCCTCCTCTGCGTCACGGACGGCGTGACGGAACGCCGCGAGGGCACCCGCATGCTGGGCGACGACGGCCTGGCCGAGGTCCTCAAGACCTGTACGGGCCTGACGGCCGGCGCGGTCGCCTCCCGTGTCCTCCGCGCGGTCGAGCGCTTCGCCCAGGCCCCCGCCTCCGACGACATGGCCATCCTGGCGATGCGCCTCCGCGAACCGGACCACAACTGA
- a CDS encoding membrane protein, protein MGGKITYVFLSTVLVLVFGVVAMEGVLLLLTGEPAAMGMGAVAFLLPAVGGWFLWKNTSFARRANRLAAELEAEGGLPVDELKRTEGGRILRDSADEVFARRKAETEDSPEDWRCWFRLAVAYHDARDTPRARKAMQRAIALHEGRPVSA, encoded by the coding sequence ATGGGCGGAAAGATCACGTACGTCTTCCTCTCCACCGTGCTCGTCCTCGTCTTCGGCGTGGTGGCGATGGAGGGCGTCCTGCTCCTCCTCACGGGCGAGCCGGCCGCCATGGGCATGGGCGCGGTGGCGTTCCTGCTGCCCGCCGTCGGCGGCTGGTTCCTCTGGAAGAACACCAGCTTCGCGCGCCGGGCCAACCGCCTGGCCGCGGAGCTGGAGGCCGAGGGCGGCCTGCCCGTCGACGAGCTGAAGCGCACGGAGGGCGGCCGGATCCTCCGGGACTCGGCCGACGAGGTCTTCGCTCGGCGCAAGGCCGAGACGGAGGACTCACCGGAGGACTGGCGCTGCTGGTTCCGGCTCGCGGTGGCCTACCACGACGCCCGGGACACCCCGCGGGCCCGCAAGGCGATGCAGCGGGCCATCGCGCTCCACGAGGGGCGTCCGGTCAGCGCGTAG
- the dapA gene encoding 4-hydroxy-tetrahydrodipicolinate synthase gives MAPISTPQTPFGRVLTAMITPFTADGALDLDGAQRLASHLVDAGNDGLVINGTTGESPTTSDAEKSDLVRAVLEAVGDRAHVVAGIGTNDTHHSIELARTAERDGAHGLLAVTPYYNKPPQEGLYRHFSAIADATGLPVMLYDIPGRSGVPIDTETIVRLAEHPRIVANKDAKGDLGRASWAIARSGLAWYSGDDMLNLPLLSVGACGFVSVVGHLVTPELRALLDAHLGGEVQKATEIHQKLLPVYTGMFRTQGVMTTKAALALQGLPAGPLRLPLVELSEQETEQLKVDLAAGGVEL, from the coding sequence ATGGCTCCGATCTCCACTCCGCAGACCCCCTTCGGGCGGGTCCTCACCGCCATGATCACGCCCTTCACGGCGGACGGCGCACTCGACCTCGACGGTGCCCAGCGACTCGCCAGCCACCTGGTGGACGCGGGCAACGACGGCCTCGTCATCAACGGCACCACCGGTGAGTCCCCGACCACCAGCGACGCGGAGAAATCGGACCTCGTACGAGCGGTACTGGAGGCGGTGGGCGACCGCGCCCACGTCGTCGCCGGCATCGGCACCAACGACACCCACCACTCCATCGAACTGGCCCGCACCGCCGAGCGCGACGGCGCCCACGGCCTCCTCGCCGTGACGCCGTACTACAACAAGCCCCCGCAGGAGGGCCTGTACCGGCACTTCTCGGCCATCGCCGACGCCACCGGCCTCCCCGTGATGCTCTACGACATCCCCGGCCGCAGCGGCGTCCCGATCGACACCGAGACGATCGTCCGCCTCGCCGAGCACCCGCGCATCGTCGCCAACAAGGACGCCAAGGGCGACCTCGGCCGCGCCAGCTGGGCCATCGCCCGCTCCGGCCTCGCCTGGTACTCCGGCGACGACATGCTCAACCTGCCGCTGCTCTCCGTCGGCGCCTGCGGCTTCGTCTCCGTCGTCGGCCACCTCGTCACCCCGGAGCTCCGCGCCCTCCTCGACGCCCACCTCGGCGGCGAGGTCCAGAAGGCCACCGAGATCCACCAGAAGCTGCTCCCGGTCTACACCGGCATGTTCCGCACCCAGGGCGTCATGACCACCAAGGCCGCCCTCGCCCTCCAGGGCCTCCCGGCCGGCCCGCTGCGACTCCCGCTCGTCGAGCTCTCCGAGCAGGAGACCGAGCAGCTCAAGGTCGACCTGGCCGCCGGCGGGGTAGAACTCTGA